A single genomic interval of Candidatus Methylomirabilota bacterium harbors:
- a CDS encoding RecQ family ATP-dependent DNA helicase, protein MHPLASTRVLLLFATNAGDGEPAVRYDAGIIQSEFVHETVRRVWGYDRFLPLQGEAIAAILDGRDSIVVLPTGGGKSLCYQAPAAHLKRLAIVVSPLIALMKDQVDGLREAGVPAAYLNSSQTPTERAEVFRGLGAGRYHLLYVAPERLVMDGFAERLARAHPAFLAVDEAHCISQWGHDFRPEYRQLRVLREWFPGLAVHAYTATATPQVRADIIVELKLKNPAVLVGSFDRPNLVYRVRPRTDRLAQVLAAIARHRDQAGIIYCIRRVEVDELAAALARRGLRALPYHAGLSDDERRANQEAFVNERADIVVATVAFGMGIDRSNVRYVIHAGMPKSLEHYQQEAGRAGRDGLEAECLLLHSGADYGLWKSVLGDPPPPGALRKLGEMYAFCQDAVCRHKALVTYFGQPYDRASCAACDVCLAETVQGTDTAGISAKILNAAAELRGTFGATHVADVLCGASTARIAQLGHDRLATYGSLRGEKKSQVRAWIDQLMAQGYLARSDAEYPTLLVTLSGHAVLRGESAAAPLTSAVTPPAASAAKAG, encoded by the coding sequence CGGGGGACGGGGAGCCCGCGGTCCGCTATGATGCTGGCATCATCCAGTCTGAGTTCGTTCACGAGACCGTACGGCGTGTCTGGGGCTACGACCGCTTCCTTCCGCTGCAGGGCGAAGCCATCGCCGCCATCCTCGACGGGCGCGATTCCATCGTCGTGCTCCCCACGGGCGGCGGCAAGTCGCTCTGCTACCAGGCGCCCGCCGCGCATCTGAAGCGCCTGGCCATCGTCGTCTCGCCGCTCATCGCGCTCATGAAGGACCAGGTCGACGGTCTTCGCGAGGCGGGCGTGCCTGCCGCGTACCTCAACAGCAGCCAGACGCCGACGGAGCGCGCGGAGGTGTTCCGCGGCCTCGGCGCCGGCCGCTACCATCTGCTCTACGTCGCGCCGGAGCGCCTGGTCATGGACGGCTTCGCCGAGCGGCTGGCGCGCGCCCATCCGGCGTTCCTGGCGGTGGACGAGGCGCACTGCATCAGCCAGTGGGGCCACGACTTCCGGCCGGAGTACCGGCAGCTCCGCGTGCTGCGCGAGTGGTTCCCCGGGCTCGCGGTCCATGCCTACACGGCCACCGCGACGCCCCAGGTGCGCGCCGACATCATCGTCGAGCTGAAGCTGAAGAACCCGGCCGTGCTGGTGGGTTCCTTCGATCGGCCGAATCTGGTATATCGCGTGCGGCCCCGCACGGACCGGCTCGCCCAGGTGCTCGCCGCCATCGCGCGCCACCGGGATCAGGCCGGCATCATCTACTGCATCCGCCGCGTCGAGGTGGACGAGCTGGCGGCAGCGCTGGCGCGACGCGGGCTCCGCGCGCTGCCCTATCACGCCGGGCTCTCCGACGACGAGCGGCGCGCCAACCAGGAGGCGTTCGTCAACGAGCGGGCGGACATCGTCGTCGCGACCGTGGCGTTCGGCATGGGCATCGACCGCTCCAACGTGCGCTATGTCATCCACGCGGGCATGCCCAAGTCGCTCGAGCACTACCAGCAGGAGGCCGGGCGCGCCGGCCGCGACGGGCTCGAAGCCGAGTGCCTGCTGCTGCACAGCGGCGCCGACTATGGGCTCTGGAAATCGGTGCTGGGTGATCCGCCCCCGCCGGGCGCCCTGCGCAAGCTCGGGGAAATGTACGCGTTCTGCCAGGACGCCGTCTGCCGCCACAAGGCGCTCGTGACGTACTTCGGCCAACCGTACGACCGAGCGAGCTGCGCCGCGTGCGATGTGTGCCTGGCCGAGACGGTCCAGGGGACTGACACCGCGGGAATCTCCGCGAAGATCCTCAACGCCGCCGCCGAGCTGCGCGGCACCTTCGGCGCCACCCACGTCGCCGACGTGCTGTGCGGCGCCTCGACGGCGCGCATCGCCCAGCTCGGCCACGACCGCCTGGCGACGTACGGCAGCCTCCGCGGCGAGAAGAAGTCACAGGTCCGGGCGTGGATCGACCAGCTCATGGCCCAGGGCTACCTCGCCCGGTCCGACGCCGAGTACCCCACGCTGCTCGTCACCCTGAGCGGCCACGCCGTCCTCCGGGGCGAGAGCGCGGCGGCGCCCCTGACGAGCGCCGTCACGCCGCCGGCCGCATCGGCTGCGAAGGCGGGG